The Danio aesculapii chromosome 22, fDanAes4.1, whole genome shotgun sequence genomic sequence catacagtataaaaataacaatctttaaaatcactgcagCAGTTTAAATCAAAACACTTCATTCTAATTATCTTATGATAAATCTGAGTTCACATTGTATGTGTAGTGCTTTTACCTTAAGATTTTATgatgtgatgaaaataaatgctgTCTTTGACCTTCTGACTTTCTGTTGTCTTATATTCCgttctttttttccttctgtctGTTAATGTAGGTTAAGCTGCTGTTCTCTGACAGATGAAGGTTATTCTGCTGtgacttcagctctgaaatcaaACCCATCACATCTGAAAGAACTGAACCTCAGTATGAATAAACTAGGAGACTCTGGAGTGAAAAACCTCAGTGATTTACTCATGAATCCACAATTCAATCTGGAGAAACTAAAGTTAGTATCATTATACTGTACAGTAGACACTGAGAGATGATAGATTATTTATTCTCAGACAACAGGAATCAAATCACAGCATTTATAAACGACATTTTCTACCTATTTATTTGTGTATGCTttctaggggtgtaacggatcacggttgatccgtgatcTGTACGGATTACAGCCAAcagttcggaacacacgtgacccatggattaataacttttttgtacttgtaggttaatccattTATCCAAAtgtttataacaattgcagagggATCGCCTCCCACGTCATTCAGATCacttgtatgaaagcattttgactttcctgtaaaatataatgggACCTCAATGTTTTGTTAGGTCATTAActaaatgtgttttctgtttgtttagcctgcattaggggttcagtgtaaagctgcacaattaaacgtaaaataattgtgatctcaattcaaacctgcGCAACTTGAATGTTAAATTATactgatttgcatatatttattaatgcTTTGAAGCGCTGCATTTAAATCTGCATTTGATCGAGAGAGTTTTAGTTTATACACATTTTCAGTGAGTTACAAACAAATACAGAAGATctggataacagtttatagttcagatataaactgatgtttatggtaaatattaaaatcacagtttaaaGGAACTTGACGCTGacgaatgttgtagcaattacattctgtaaccaaccatcaaaattatgtcactgagtAGGTTTTCATAAATGATCCAGCTATAATGAAACTTGAAGTTTTAAGATGctagatttttatatttagcattatcagctaCAGTAGCAAAGATCGTTCTTtcttgatatttatttttattcaaattacaggttctacgttctgtttgttaaaatcaatagtttttgcagcaataataaaagcaaatgtCATTTgcctcctcccttttttgctgatgtGGAAAATGGTCTGATCTGTGACTCAAAAACTGCTGTGTGATCCAAACTGtaagatttgtgatctgttacatcactaatgttttcattatttgcaATCATTAACTCAGAagtcttttatttttatgttggtgAGTAGCTGGTAAATAATGTgctccactttttaaaaaatacttacaaAATAGCAAACTCTAGACTTGGTTAATAACTTTGTCCTCAAATCCTGCTCTCTTGGTTTGTTCTTTATGTTTCCATGATTTTGCTGCTCTGTTAGTGACCATGAACATTTATGCATTTAACTCACTCATTAAACAAATGTTCTATGTCATTGtcttttctctttctgtcttcaGCCTGTGTAGATGTCGATTTACAGAGGAACAGTGTGTGATCctgacttcagctctgaaatcaaACCCATCACACCTAAGAGAACTGAACCTCAGTCTGAATTATCTAGGAGACTCTGGAGTGAAAAACCTCAGTGGTTTACTGATGAAGCCACAATGCAAGCTGGAGAAACTAAAGTAAGTATCATTATACTGTACAGCAGATACTGAGAGATTAGtaagtttaattatttttaaacaagagGAACAGTCACATCATTTATAAACTTTCTTACTATAAAATGATTCTAAATGCTTCAATCTGACAACCTTTCACtgcaaaacaagaataaaagtaaaatcagGCTAAAGCTGAGTAATTAAGATTACATTTATACTGGACTGTAATAGTGTTGTTACATATTGTATTATTTAGACTAAAATACTTTAACTATGTGTGGTGATACTGTTAAATTCTAAAAAAGCTgtaaatcaaaaaatatattactttatagtacatttaaattatttgcaaTCATAAAATTAGTAAACTTTTATGTTGGTGTGTAGCTGGcaagtaaatgtgttttaatttaaaataggtGAATCCAGACTTGGTTAAAAACTTGTGCTCTCAAATTCTGCACTCTTGGTTTAATCCTTCATATTATGTTTCCATGATTTTGCTGCTCTTTTTGTAACTTTAACAGTTATTTATTTGACTCAATTATGAAATTGATTAATGTTGTTCTATGTCACTGtcttttctctttctgtctttagTCTGTATGAATGCAGTATTACAAAGGAACAGTGTAAGATCCTGACTTCAGCTCTAAAATCAAACCCATCACACCTGAGAGAACTGAACCTCAATGGAAATCATATAAGAAACACAGGAGTGAAACTCTTATGTGACGTACTGAAGGATttacactgtaaactggagacactgaagTGAGAAacattcacataattaaacagtTTAAACCAAAACACTTCTATATATTCCCTGTTGTTTATCTCACTttgaattttagtttttataatatttttaataaattattcactTCCGTAAGCACTGAATCAGatgagttgttgttgttataaaactaaaaaaaaatatggtttgagAGGTCACTAATGACCAGTTTCTGACTAGAATTTACAATTTATGAATGTAATTAAAGGCATGTGAAGCAGCATAAGCTCTGCAGCACTGAGATTCTCCAGAAATGAGTTTATCACTCCTGCATTAAACCTGTGATGAGATTAAAAATGAtttctttctgtttgtttgtctttttttagcTTGTTTCACTGTGGCATCTCAGATGTTTCTTCTTTAACTCAGTGTTTGATAAACACAAAAGCTCTGCAGTTTCTAAAAGAGCTTGATCTGAGTAACAATCCCATTGGAGACTCAAAGCAGAAGCTCATTGATGTGATACGAGACTCAAACTGTAAACTGAGGTCAGTAAACAACACTGATATTAAAGATCTTCATTTTCTCTGAGATGTGAACAAATCTTTCAGATGAGTCTGAGAGGAAATGATCAAATGATCATCAAGCTTTATTTGATGAACACAAAGTGTCTGCAATAGTTGAAGAGAAAGGAGGAATTTTTTCTGCTTTATTAATGGCTTCAGCAGTGAATCATTCCAGTCTGATATAGTCTTGGACAGACTGTAGAAAACACTGGTGAAATCAGTGCAGATACAGCTTCAGCAGCACATCAGCAATGACTCTCGCTCTTCTGGACTCTCTTCTTCAGTCACAGACAAACACATGGACACAAttactgttttaaatgtattcagtttaaaacacaaatgttggagaatttgatgttaaTAATTGTTCTGATTACAGGAACTTAATATGAATTTGTTTACCGAAAAATAACCAATCTGTACTGTTTGACTGAACACTGATTGTTTTCTCTTCTGGTTTCACCTTCAGAATAGAGGATGTGCAGCTGAACGTTGATTACTCGAGATGTTGTATATCATAGTCAGCTGTGAAGATGAGAGGATCAGTGAACATCAGTTGAGGATCCACAGAAGAGTCACAATACTGTGTTAACATGTGggataaaattaaaatgtgtgaTGATAAATGTTAAATCAGGTAAAGAGACTCAGAATGATGTGCAAATAATACAGCGTGTGTTAGAAATGTAATATTGtgtgatatatacatacatacagttggggtcagaaatattagcccccctgtattttcttccccaatttctgtttaacggagagattttttcaacacatttctaaacataatagttttaatagctcatttctaacagatttataactgatttatttcatctttgccatgatgacagtaaataatattttactagatacttgtattcaggctaaatatatatatttatcatttagaatatatatatatatatatatatatatatatatatatatatatatatatatatatatatatatatatatatatatatatatatgtatatgtatatgtatatgtatatgtatatgtatatatatatatatatatatatatatatatatatatatatatgtatatgtatatgtatatgtatatgtatatatatatatatatatatatatatatgtatatgtatatgtatatatatatatatatatatgtatatgtatatgtatatgtatatatatatatatatatatatatatgtatatgtatatgtatatgtatatatatatatatatatatatatatatatatatatatatatatatatatatgtatatatatatatatatatgtatatatatatatatatatatatatatatatatatatatatatatatatatatatatatatatatatatatatatatatatatatatatatatatatatatatatatatatatatatatatatgtatatgtatatgtatatatatatgtatatgtatatgtatatatatatatatatgtatatgtatatatatatatatatgtatatgtatatatatatatatatgtatatgtatatatatatatatatgtatatatatatgtatatatatatatatatatatgtgtgtgtgtgtgtgtgtgtgtgtgtgtgtgtgtgtgtgtgtgtgtgtgtgtgtgtgtgtgtgtgtatacatgtgtgtgtgtatatgtgtgtgtatatatatatatatatgtatatatatatatatatatatatatatatatgtgtgtgtatgtgtgtatgtgtatatatatatatatatatgtgtgtatatatatatatatatatatatatatatatatatatatatatatatatatatatatatatatatatatatatatatatatatttccgtTTTAAAATGGGTGCATTACTGTTCTTACATTTCATACATAGCATATATTCATTactgtattatatcatattttacgCTTGCTATATGTGTCTGTtgctgatgcacaaatattcagtCTATTGTGTTTGTTCTGGATGGAGTTTCTCCAGTTTTACTATTTTAACCAGTAAAGCGTTTGTGTCTTTATCTCTGTCCTAGTCagttatgtgttttatttatcctttataatttatattattcacCTTTTTTTCCATGTGAATGTATGGTTAGAATCAGATCTCCAAAAATAACAATcagcatatttaataaatatataatttcttaatGATTTTGCCTGATCTAATCCTCTTACCACACATCACCAATACAGGTACAATAGTGATTTTTGAATCATAAACTAAATCTGTTACAGAATAATTAGAATAAAGATTATCTGattatttagttttcatttagttttttttttttttttgtgtataaaaatacgattatgtgcaatgtatattaatataataagtgCTAATGTTACACTTACGAGCAATTCTTAATgaacaaatttaaattaatagaTCTTCCTAGTCAGTTTAAGTTCTGGTTCTGAGCTACGCCAAGACGTATTGTAGCGTCACGTTTACGTGCGTCATTTCGAGTCGCGACGTCATTTCGCAACATCAACAAACCCTTACAAGCGATTTGATTCTTAGTCAAGATTCTCAAATCTTTACGAGTCGATGTGGTGGAATCGAGCtctatttacagtttttaaaaatgcgTTCAGACGATCAGGAGGAACACGATTCTGTAAAAATAGAGTTCATTGAAGATGACAGTGAGAACTGGAATGATCAAGAAGCCTTCGGACTAAAGCACGAAGACACTGAAGAACAAAACGGTTGGTGTGTTTATTAATTACTCATGAATGATGCTGTTAAAGTTATGTTATAAACTTACAGTTAATCAGATTTAACTATTTCTTCAATCAGTATTAGTAGATATCAGACGTCATAAGTAAATGTACAGGTTATAtggaaattgacaaaaaaaaaaaaaaaaacggacaatatataattattaaggTAAATTGTTGGAGTTTATTTCATGATATTAAGTAAAGGAATTGGTCATATGTCATTTTATTGTGTAGATTTTTCCCCTTAAACAGAGGAACTCCCAAAATCAACATGTAGGTTTCATTACTTAACTTCACCTACTTTTTTTGGCTTTGTTATTATGTAACTTCTCAGCATAAAATCCATTAGCAACTGCACAACACCTTGTCACCCACACACATCTGCTTAAGAAAATCTAAAAGTATTGTATGTTATGTTAATATAAGTTTCGTTTAGGacttaaatatgttaataagCATTAAGCCTGATGAACAATAACTGCATTAGCGTTCAATCTACACCAAAACAAGGGACAGTGCAGTGATATGAAACTGTAATGCAGCCAAAACCTGCTTGGGTCTACTTAAGTTATATGTGTTCCCCTGAATTTAACTACACAGCTAAAAATATTTAGAATGTTAGCAGATGGATTTTAATATACCTGTAGCTTATTTATTGAGAACAGTAAAGACGAAAGAACAATAAACAAGATGAACAGGAAGCTCATAGAGCATTACAATAGTCCAGTTGAGGTTTTGAGGACATGAACTTACTTGTtagcattaaaaatacaaaacatatttCATAACTTGACAATATTTCTAAAGTGGGAGAGGGTTGATAAtggtatgatttttaaaaagtcaaaattctgtttaataaagcagAATAATAATAGATGATGAAGCAACATTATATCAAGCTAGATCTAATTTGTATAGCCcaaaagtttcattttgcagGATTTTTGTCTGATGAGTAATATCTCTGATTGTTTGAATGATATCTGACAAAGGCTTGACTGATCAGCTGTGGCAGTGTACGTTCCTTGTGCCATCATGCTGTgtctttgttattattaatactttaaatgACGTCTAGCACTGAAACTTGCAttctttgacatttttaatatcagAAAGATTGGAGTCAAATGTATGGCATAGCTTTTAATGCTGAGTTGGTCAGACAAGTAATTATTTTCAACACAAAAATGTGGGATTTGTgtgaataatatattaaaaagtaaTCATTTGAAtgttaatatttactttaaaataaacctttttcCTTTGACTTTTAGAGCTGATGGAAGACAATAAGCAGAGTGAAGAACTCAATGAAGTGGAGGAGAAACATCACGTCAAACCTGAAGGAAAACATTTGAGTTGCTCACAGATTGAAAGtaaatttccattgaaaagaaacttCACCTGCTCTCAGTGTGGAAAAACATTCCCATACAAAGCAAGTCTGACACGTCATATGAGCATTCATACTGGAGAAAAACCTTTCACATGtgctcaatgtgggaagagtttcacagaAAAAGCACGGCTTATTGATCACctgaaaatccacactggagaaaagccgcACACATGTGATCACTGCGGGAAGAGTTACCCATCAAGAGGAAGTCTTAAAAAACACATGTTAATCCACGAAGAGAAGCAGCACATGTGTGTTTACTGTGAGAAGAGTTTCACAAGAAAAGGAACCCTTAATGATCACATAaaaatccacaccggagagaagccgtacaCATGTGATCAatgcgggaagagtttcacaaTAAAAGGACGACTTAATgatcacatgaagatccacagtGGAGAAAAGCCACACACATGTGAtcagtgcgggaagagtttcacacaGAAAGGAAACCTTCATGATCACATGAAAATCCACAGAGGAGAAAAGCCGCACGCATGCCTTCaatgtggaaagagcttcacgCAAAAGGGAAATCTTATGgagcacatgagaattcacacaggAGAGAAGCCGCACACGTGTGAtgaatgtgggaagagtttcacacagAAAGGAAGCCTTAAGAAGCATCTGCTGATCCATACTGGAGAGAAGCTGCAGAGAAGTGCTCAGAATGAGAATAATTTATCAGACAAAGAACATCCTAATAATCACATCTACACTGGAGAAAAGCTTCATCCCTGTGAtcagtgcgggaagagtttcacacaGAAAGCCAATCTTAATGaccacatgagaatccacaccgGAGAAAAGCCGCACACGTGTGATCAATGCGGGAAGAGTTTCACGAAAAGAGGAAACCTTATTGACCACATTAAAATCCACTCTGGAGAGAAAGCGCACGCATGTgatcaatgtgggaagagtttcacattAAGAGGAAACCTGAAAgatcacatgaagatccacacaggagagaaaGCACACGCATGTcttcagtgtgggaggagtttcgcATATAAAGCCAACCTTAAAGatcacatgaaaatccacactggagagaagccgtacacgtgtgatcaatgtgggaagagtttcacacagGCAAACAATCTTAAGATACATGTTCGCTCTCATACTGGAGAAAGACCGTATAACTGTGATCAGTGCAGCAAAACATTTGCTGGACCAGAAAACCTGAAGAACCACCTGAAAGTTCACACACAGGAGAAACCtcacgtgtgtttgtgtggaaagagttttccTCGACTGACTGCTTTAAAGAAACACCAGAAAAGACACAAAGAAGGTTCATCTGTGCTTTGAGTGTGTTTTTATTGGGTTTTCATTTCTTACAGATGCTAAACTCAGGATGCGTCTTGATCAGCTCTCTAGCTTCAGAAGTCATGGATCAGTAGGTCATCTACATGAACTGGCACTGGTAAGGACGTCCTCATTGCACAACATCAAATCTGGAATTTCtaaacaacagcagaactaaTATTGTTCATATGTTAAGTTTTAAGAAGTATATTATAGATAAATAATTAGATTTTCATTTACCCTAAACATTTcaattgtgttttatatataacatttcaACATTAGACAAGTATAAATGTTTGCTGGATTGTTCTTAACCTGTCTAGCTATTCtcgtataaatataaataaatataaataaataaatataaatataaatatataagagtgtCTTTTAAGAAAAAACCCTCTCGTTTGTTTGATGATTTGGTTCACGTGATTCATGTTTTGCATTTCCAAACTTCTGTTAAGGGAGCATATAAATGAGCATCGATGTGACCTGATTTTCATGATCCATAGTGAGAGTTTTCAGGAGTGAACATTTTAGTGCACTGGAAGAATTTAGCTATTAAGATAGCACTTAAAATGGTGACACCCTGATCAGTGTCCTCCTGACTACTGAACAAGGGAGCTGATTGAGACGCACCCTCAGACCTTCCCAGAGAATTCAGACCTCACTGGTATTTTTATTGTAAGATTCGGTCGATCGGTATATGGCCTACAAGGGTTCATAATGGAGATAAACCTTGTAAGTGTTGTGATGAGATTTAGTTGGACTGGAAAATTGTAAATACAGGATACAACCTGGAAAGTATCTGTGGCTCTGCAATGCTGCATTTCATTTAAGTGAGCTGCATTCATCAAATCAAAAAGTTGTTCTAGAGTATTTTCTAAGGTAATATATtcatagttaatatatttaatatttccttTTTCCTCAGTGTCAGTTTTGCCATTTTGTTCTGTGTGTcttaaaagagaaaaatatcCATAAAAATTATTACAGCACATTTGGGACTGTCCTTTATATACGCCACAAACATTGTATGTTTTTATCCCATATAGACAGTTGTAGTAAAAATTTTGGGCACCCATGATAAATCTAAGCAAAGAAAGTTGTGAGAATTAGTCTGTATTTCTCATCTCtccataaaaaaaacaagtgtaaGTCATAGAACATctatatatttttcccaaatACTAGTTGGTCAGAAAGAAGCAGTTTCCAATCATGGTAATTTTAATTCTGActgcattaaaaataaagctgTTTGGAACCactgaaatacatttatttggcCATATTTAGGTCAAATGATGCCACCTGTTGGTTGATCAAATCCTTTAAAGGTTATCGGAGCCTTAACACTTCATtgtgtttgatatatatatatatagatgagtTTGTAATATGATTGTGTTCTCTCAGTGTCGCAACAAATGACAATgatgagaaattactttttttgCTGTAAACGTTTTGTAAAGTAGTAATTAAACAATTTCAGTCACAAAGAAAGTTCTGCAAATTAGGTAATGAtgaagaaaatgtacatttgtgaatataaaatttaccctataaaataaatcaattgccTATAAATTCTGTTATGTGTCATTagaaaagtaacaaattatatcacacatggaaaaatctgttaattttacattttgatgtaaaaaaagtcAGACCAAAACACTTTAACATGTGGACATTTGACACAAAGATGATCAATCGATTCGATACTTGAGTTATAGAAGACACAATTTGAATTAGGATTACCAACTTTAGATACAATCTCATTTGTGGGGTAGACATTGTGTAACACTTCTAAATGTAATTCTTTAACTTTGTTGGGAACACAAAAATCCTAAGGTAAGAGCCAAgcttttttccaattaattttaTCTGTTCAAGAATTCCAAAGAAATTATCCCTCGGAGTGATTCTTTTCTTTGACTgaaacacattttttatatttttactactacataatgtgtgtttttaaaagttattttattaaaaataataatattaaacattttttattgtatttgctgAATATTTCCAGTCAAATGCATAACAAGTCCTACAATATTACACATTTTAGCATAACGTATAAaagtaacaaaaagaaaaaaaggagacagaaaaaataaataaaacaaataaagaacaagAGCGGGTATACATAACATTTACCATAGAGAAGAGGAGTTTTTTAGTATATTCACAGTTCTGGTCGCTTTAAGACTTGAAAGTCCTTTGAGTttcaaaacaaatttttaaacCAGCCTTGAAATGTTAGATGTTCCTCTCCGACCatttatacttgtttttttttttttttttttttgttttttttttgttttttttttttttgcataaccgTCAGGAACAtcatacaacacaatacaaaaaatgaaacaaagaaCTAATAAACAACGGTTTgtgaatgttatttttttgttgtttcagtGGTATTTACGCATGACGCAGATTTTAGTCGCGGTTACGTCATTGGCGCGACGCCATCTAGCAACAAATCGTCCAACCTCTGGCTTCTTTTGAAAATTAGATGGAAATGTAAACAAATCTTTTACTGAAACCACGCGGCCTTTACGGTTTGAAAAGCTTTCCATGTCGAATAGGGGATTTGAAACAGATTAGCAAAGTTTTGTATTTTTCACGAGTCAAATGTTTTGAAAACGAGCTCTGTTTACAAGTGAAGAAATGCATTCATACGATCAGGGCGAACAGAAACCAataaagacagagtttattgaagatTACAGTGAGAACaggagtgatccagaacccttcAGTGTGAAGAATGAAGACACCGAAGGACAGAAAGGTTGGTGTTTATTCTCAATTATTACTTGTAAAACAAGAGTTCACAAGATTTAATGCTTGTTGTCTGT encodes the following:
- the LOC130216652 gene encoding gastrula zinc finger protein XlCGF57.1-like, with amino-acid sequence MRSDDQEEHDSVKIEFIEDDSENWNDQEAFGLKHEDTEEQNELMEDNKQSEELNEVEEKHHVKPEGKHLSCSQIESKFPLKRNFTCSQCGKTFPYKASLTRHMSIHTGEKPFTCAQCGKSFTEKARLIDHLKIHTGEKPHTCDHCGKSYPSRGSLKKHMLIHEEKQHMCVYCEKSFTRKGTLNDHIKIHTGEKPYTCDQCGKSFTIKGRLNDHMKIHSGEKPHTCDQCGKSFTQKGNLHDHMKIHRGEKPHACLQCGKSFTQKGNLMEHMRIHTGEKPHTCDECGKSFTQKGSLKKHLLIHTGEKLQRSAQNENNLSDKEHPNNHIYTGEKLHPCDQCGKSFTQKANLNDHMRIHTGEKPHTCDQCGKSFTKRGNLIDHIKIHSGEKAHACDQCGKSFTLRGNLKDHMKIHTGEKAHACLQCGRSFAYKANLKDHMKIHTGEKPYTCDQCGKSFTQANNLKIHVRSHTGERPYNCDQCSKTFAGPENLKNHLKVHTQEKPHVCLCGKSFPRLTALKKHQKRHKEGSSVL